The following coding sequences lie in one Komagataeibacter sucrofermentans DSM 15973 genomic window:
- a CDS encoding DUF2849 domain-containing protein, producing MDVRNNRRDMTGASVITANRLLDGRIVWLAPQGWSEAISQARVFDNAAVEDAIRQARAADANTVVGIYGVQLDPDATHITPLTVRERIRAFGPSVHPDFAPVETSHVH from the coding sequence GTGGATGTCAGGAACAACCGCCGGGACATGACCGGCGCCAGCGTCATTACCGCCAACCGGCTGCTTGATGGCCGTATCGTGTGGCTTGCGCCGCAGGGCTGGTCGGAGGCGATCAGCCAGGCCCGCGTGTTTGATAATGCAGCGGTGGAAGATGCGATCAGGCAGGCCAGGGCAGCAGATGCAAACACCGTGGTGGGCATCTATGGCGTGCAGCTTGACCCTGACGCCACGCATATTACGCCCCTGACCGTGCGCGAGCGCATCCGTGCCTTTGGCCCGAGCGTGCACCCTGATTTCGCCCCCGTGGAGACGTCTCATGTCCACTGA
- a CDS encoding DUF934 domain-containing protein: MPLLENGHVTEDRWAQAIAGEALPAGAVIVPLERLEEGLARPKDAPLGVAIGPDVDVAVLRPALPRLGLVAVNFPTFRDGRAFTQARALREHLSFTGEIRATGTPLPDQYEFLLRCGVTTVQTDRTEDVAVWQQAHEIISIAYQPSVLHERPQGLGLRRFLVTD; this comes from the coding sequence ATGCCCCTGCTTGAAAATGGTCATGTGACCGAAGACCGCTGGGCGCAGGCCATCGCAGGTGAAGCCCTGCCCGCAGGGGCCGTGATCGTGCCGCTGGAACGGCTTGAGGAAGGGCTGGCCCGTCCGAAGGATGCGCCGCTTGGCGTGGCCATCGGGCCGGATGTGGACGTGGCGGTGCTACGCCCTGCCCTGCCCCGGCTGGGGCTGGTGGCGGTAAACTTTCCCACCTTTCGCGATGGACGGGCATTTACGCAGGCCCGTGCCTTGCGTGAGCATCTGTCCTTTACCGGCGAGATCCGCGCCACCGGCACGCCGCTGCCCGACCAGTATGAGTTTCTGCTGCGCTGTGGCGTGACCACCGTGCAGACCGACCGGACGGAAGACGTGGCGGTGTGGCAGCAGGCGCATGAAATCATTTCCATCGCCTACCAGCCTTCCGTGCTGCATGAGCGCCCGCAGGGGCTGGGGCTGCGTCGCTTTCTGGTAACAGACTGA
- a CDS encoding nitrite/sulfite reductase, whose protein sequence is MSTDTATLPVGRYAYDQVDRTFLSQRVAQFREQVGRRVAGDLSEDEFKPLRLMNGLYLQLHAYMLRVAVPYGMMGADQMRELAHIARTYDRDYGHFTTRQNIQFNWIRLEDTPDILERLAGVNMHAIQTSGNCIRNVTCDEFAGAAADELLDPRIHAEILRQWSTLHPEFSFLPRKFKIAISGSPHDRVAARFHDIGLVAHPGPDGRPVFDVFVGGGLGRTPIIGVHLRDNLPEEDLLAYLEAVVRVYNAYGRRDNMYKARIKILVQALGVEQFREKVDAEFAQMNRADYRLEPAIVEGIRARFGIPDLDAPADAARKLEADRKADARFDRWVRTNTHTHRHEGFISAVVSIKPDGGIPGDVTADQMDLIADLADEFSFGEIRVTHMQNVVLGHVRKDRLRDLWRRLEGAGLGTPNIGLVGDIIACPGLDYCALANARSIPIAQKLSARFANPELQENIGTLRINISGCINACGHHHAGHIGILGVDKRGEEFFQLTLGGSAENDVAIGQIIGPALPEDETVDAIARLIDTYLVLRNEGEAFIDTYRRLGAASFKDAVYAPA, encoded by the coding sequence ATGTCCACTGACACCGCAACCCTGCCGGTTGGCCGGTATGCCTATGACCAGGTGGACCGCACCTTCCTGTCGCAGCGCGTGGCCCAGTTCCGCGAGCAGGTGGGCCGCCGCGTGGCGGGTGACCTGAGCGAGGATGAATTCAAGCCCCTGCGCCTGATGAACGGCCTGTACCTGCAGCTTCACGCCTACATGCTGCGTGTGGCCGTGCCCTATGGCATGATGGGTGCGGACCAGATGCGTGAACTCGCCCATATCGCGCGCACGTATGACCGCGATTACGGCCATTTCACCACGCGCCAGAACATCCAGTTCAACTGGATCCGGCTTGAGGACACGCCCGATATCCTTGAGCGGCTGGCGGGCGTGAACATGCATGCCATCCAGACCAGCGGCAACTGCATCCGCAACGTGACCTGCGACGAGTTTGCCGGCGCCGCTGCCGATGAACTACTCGACCCACGCATCCATGCCGAGATTTTGCGCCAGTGGTCCACGCTGCACCCGGAATTCTCGTTCCTGCCACGCAAGTTCAAGATCGCCATCAGCGGCAGCCCGCATGATCGCGTGGCCGCGCGCTTCCATGATATCGGCCTCGTCGCCCATCCCGGCCCGGACGGGCGGCCCGTGTTCGATGTGTTCGTAGGCGGCGGGCTTGGCCGCACGCCCATCATTGGCGTGCACCTGCGCGATAACCTGCCTGAGGAAGACCTGCTGGCCTACCTTGAGGCGGTGGTGCGCGTGTACAACGCCTATGGGCGACGCGACAACATGTACAAGGCGCGGATCAAGATCCTGGTGCAGGCGTTGGGCGTGGAACAGTTCCGCGAGAAAGTGGATGCCGAATTCGCCCAGATGAACCGCGCGGATTACCGTCTTGAGCCTGCCATTGTAGAGGGTATTCGTGCCCGCTTCGGCATTCCTGATCTGGATGCGCCTGCTGATGCGGCCCGGAAGCTTGAAGCTGACCGTAAAGCCGATGCCCGCTTTGACCGTTGGGTGCGCACCAACACCCATACTCACCGGCATGAAGGCTTCATCAGCGCGGTGGTGTCCATCAAGCCCGATGGCGGCATTCCGGGTGACGTCACCGCCGACCAGATGGACCTGATCGCGGACCTGGCCGATGAATTCTCGTTTGGCGAGATCCGCGTCACGCATATGCAGAACGTGGTGCTGGGCCATGTGCGCAAGGACCGCCTGCGTGACCTGTGGCGCAGGCTTGAAGGTGCCGGGCTGGGCACGCCCAATATCGGGCTGGTGGGCGACATCATCGCCTGCCCCGGTCTGGATTACTGCGCGCTGGCCAATGCGCGCTCCATCCCCATTGCCCAGAAGCTGAGCGCGCGCTTCGCCAACCCCGAACTGCAGGAAAACATCGGCACCCTGCGGATCAACATCTCGGGCTGCATCAATGCCTGCGGCCACCATCATGCAGGCCATATCGGCATTCTGGGCGTGGACAAGCGTGGCGAGGAGTTCTTCCAGCTCACCCTTGGTGGCTCGGCCGAGAATGATGTGGCGATTGGCCAGATCATCGGCCCGGCCCTGCCGGAGGATGAAACGGTCGATGCCATTGCCCGGCTGATCGACACCTATCTGGTGCTTCGCAATGAAGGCGAGGCGTTTATCGATACCTACCGGCGCCTCGGCGCCGCCAGCTTCAAGGATGCCGTCTATGCCCCTGCTTGA
- a CDS encoding IS1182 family transposase, translating to MSSFIPFDRSQPYLLPPDLKSWLPADDMAHFIVAAVERVPMSAFCVPVRTGGKAQYHPRLMLALLIFSYANGLFSSRRIERATYRDIGVRFVAANLHPDHDTIATFRRTNRTAIEAAFAQVLLLARETGLLRLGVVSIDGTKIDADASKYRSVRYDRIRALREQLAVDIAKLMDQAEHADVTDRDPQALPEELARRETLKAKLDEACARLEADAKAQAETARPAYEKKKAAYDAKTGRRGRAPKPPDDEPPPDRQISLTDPDSRLMRRSDAHEFRQAYNAQAVVCAEGSQLIVTTDVVATSADAPSFADTVLSMEDTIGLPKTVLADTGYASGQAVRKLREKGIDPLVAIGRPCARRPYDFRPRPAEREPRRITEPWRLAMKDRLETTEAGDLYRRRKQTVEPVFGIIKSIMGFRKFSLRGLAKVTTEWTLVALAYNCKRMARLQAA from the coding sequence ATGAGCAGCTTCATCCCGTTTGACCGGTCTCAGCCGTATCTTCTGCCGCCTGATCTGAAGTCGTGGCTTCCTGCTGATGATATGGCGCATTTCATTGTAGCCGCCGTTGAGCGGGTTCCGATGAGTGCGTTCTGCGTGCCAGTGCGCACGGGAGGCAAGGCGCAGTATCATCCGCGCCTGATGCTGGCCCTTCTGATCTTCAGCTATGCGAACGGGTTGTTTTCCTCACGCCGGATCGAGCGGGCGACATATCGCGACATCGGGGTGCGATTCGTGGCGGCGAACCTGCATCCGGATCATGATACGATTGCGACCTTCCGCCGGACGAACCGGACAGCCATTGAAGCTGCATTTGCGCAGGTCCTGCTTCTGGCGCGCGAGACGGGTCTGCTGCGTCTGGGCGTGGTGTCGATCGACGGCACGAAAATCGATGCTGACGCATCGAAATACCGTTCGGTGCGCTACGACCGGATCAGGGCGCTGCGCGAACAGCTGGCTGTGGATATCGCGAAACTGATGGACCAGGCGGAGCATGCGGACGTCACAGACAGAGATCCGCAGGCATTGCCGGAAGAGCTTGCCCGGCGGGAAACGCTGAAAGCGAAGCTGGACGAAGCCTGCGCCCGGCTGGAAGCTGATGCGAAGGCGCAGGCTGAAACGGCGCGACCGGCCTACGAGAAGAAGAAAGCCGCTTATGATGCGAAAACAGGGCGTCGCGGCCGGGCGCCCAAACCGCCCGATGATGAACCACCACCCGACCGACAGATCAGTCTGACCGATCCCGACAGCCGCCTCATGCGGCGTTCGGACGCCCACGAGTTCCGGCAGGCTTACAATGCCCAGGCCGTGGTGTGCGCCGAAGGCAGCCAGTTGATCGTGACAACCGACGTTGTCGCCACATCAGCGGATGCGCCGTCCTTTGCCGACACGGTGCTGTCGATGGAAGACACAATCGGTCTCCCAAAGACAGTGCTCGCCGATACCGGTTACGCCAGCGGGCAGGCGGTCCGGAAACTGCGGGAAAAGGGCATTGATCCGCTGGTCGCCATTGGACGGCCCTGTGCCCGCAGACCTTACGACTTCCGACCCCGGCCCGCAGAAAGGGAGCCACGCCGGATAACCGAACCCTGGCGGCTTGCCATGAAGGACAGGCTGGAAACTACAGAAGCCGGAGATCTTTACAGACGACGAAAACAGACCGTGGAGCCGGTCTTTGGAATTATCAAAAGCATCATGGGCTTCAGAAAATTCAGCCTGCGTGGCCTTGCAAAAGTCACGACCGAATGGACACTCGTTGCTCTCGCATACAACTGTAAAAGAATGGCGCGGCTTCAGGCAGCATAA
- the lipB gene encoding lipoyl(octanoyl) transferase LipB, translating to MKDERAMTENNFLWDKAPEQVPYPTALAEMEAQARGIRAGTHPERVWLLEHPPTYTAGTSAKDSDLFNPRGYPTYPAGRGGQWTYHGPGQRVAYAMLDLTRPRAMVPPRDLRAYVHALEEWIIRTLARFGVTGERRAERIGVWVVDPATGREEKIAAIGVRVSRWVSWHGIAINVDPDLSDFGGIVPCGISEYGVTSLAKLGRRVRMEDVDAALAETWESCLGPIRGTQA from the coding sequence ATGAAAGACGAACGGGCAATGACCGAAAACAACTTTTTATGGGATAAAGCGCCAGAACAGGTGCCCTACCCCACCGCATTGGCGGAAATGGAGGCCCAGGCCCGTGGAATTCGGGCGGGCACGCACCCCGAGCGCGTGTGGCTGCTCGAGCATCCCCCCACATACACCGCCGGAACCTCGGCAAAGGATTCGGACCTGTTCAACCCGCGTGGCTACCCCACCTATCCTGCCGGGCGTGGCGGGCAGTGGACCTATCATGGCCCCGGGCAGCGCGTGGCCTATGCCATGCTAGACCTGACCCGCCCGCGCGCCATGGTGCCGCCGCGTGACCTGCGGGCCTATGTCCATGCGCTGGAGGAGTGGATCATCCGCACCCTCGCCCGCTTTGGCGTAACGGGAGAGCGGCGCGCGGAGCGTATTGGCGTGTGGGTGGTCGATCCCGCTACCGGGCGGGAGGAAAAGATCGCGGCGATTGGCGTGCGTGTCTCACGCTGGGTGAGCTGGCACGGAATCGCGATCAATGTTGACCCCGATCTGAGCGATTTTGGGGGAATCGTGCCTTGTGGCATCAGCGAATACGGCGTGACCAGCCTGGCGAAGCTGGGCAGGCGGGTGCGCATGGAGGACGTGGATGCGGCACTGGCCGAGACATGGGAATCCTGTCTCGGCCCGATTCGCGGCACGCAGGCGTAA
- a CDS encoding outer membrane lipoprotein carrier protein LolA, with the protein MMPAFPFATRRLMMGGLLTLLAACAGTPATTSPNQADDIARVETYLNTSRGLQANFVQTWPDGGKGQGVMHYDPGRLRLDYATPGSMKLVAANGRLLFVDHRRESVTRMSLGRQPLGLLLDQPVHLSGQISVTAVQHGQNSLQVSLGRRDSESQGILTLGFADIGGKLSLLVIEMTDVERQHIRLDLTDTTVSGQAWPDTMFTLSPSN; encoded by the coding sequence ATGATGCCCGCCTTTCCCTTCGCCACGCGGCGGCTGATGATGGGCGGCCTGCTCACGCTGCTCGCCGCCTGCGCGGGCACGCCCGCCACCACATCGCCCAACCAGGCCGATGACATCGCGCGCGTCGAGACCTACCTCAACACCTCACGCGGGCTGCAGGCCAATTTCGTGCAGACATGGCCCGATGGCGGCAAGGGGCAGGGGGTCATGCATTATGATCCCGGCCGCCTGCGGCTGGATTATGCCACCCCGGGCTCAATGAAGCTGGTGGCGGCAAACGGGCGCCTGCTGTTTGTCGATCACCGGCGCGAATCGGTCACCCGCATGTCGCTTGGCCGCCAGCCGCTCGGCCTGCTGCTTGACCAGCCGGTGCACCTGTCTGGCCAGATTTCAGTCACGGCGGTTCAGCACGGGCAGAACAGCCTGCAGGTCTCGCTGGGGCGGCGCGATAGCGAATCGCAGGGCATCCTGACCCTCGGATTCGCGGATATCGGGGGCAAGCTGTCGCTGCTGGTCATTGAAATGACGGATGTGGAGCGCCAGCACATCCGCCTTGACCTGACCGATACCACCGTCAGCGGTCAGGCCTGGCCTGACACAATGTTTACCCTCAGCCCCAGCAATTGA
- the pgmG gene encoding phosphoglucomutase/phosphomannomutase PgmG: MSFRHRFDPTSLREYDIRGVVGESLTQDDAYAIGRTFGSMVARAGGSTVAIGYDGRLSSPALEQALGAGAMASGMAVLRIGRGPTPMLYFAATTLKADSAIMVTGSHNPPDHNGFKMVLGNKPFFSEQIRELGQLAASGDVVAHATGTLRDVNVIPAYVDRLLRDWDGTDRPLDVVWDSGNGAAGEILSLLVKKLPGRHRLLNAEIDGTFPAHHPDPTVLANLEQLIAAVREEGADLGLAFDGDADRLGVVDNTGTVLWADQLLVVLARDILRDHAGATVIADVKASQVLFEEIDRAGGTPLMWKSGHSPIKMKMAETGAPLAGEMSGHFFFADRWYGFDDGLYAALRLLGIVSRLKGPLSDVRLSLPTAVSTPELRFACDDTRKFTVIAEVAARLECSGARVSTIDGVRVTTPDGWWLLRASNTQAVLVARAEGKSAEALDRLKAAITAQLEASGLRAPDFSGTLPPH, encoded by the coding sequence ATGAGCTTCAGGCACCGTTTCGACCCCACAAGCCTGCGGGAATACGATATCCGCGGGGTTGTGGGCGAGAGCCTGACGCAGGACGACGCCTATGCCATCGGCCGCACCTTCGGTTCCATGGTGGCACGGGCTGGCGGCTCGACCGTCGCTATCGGTTATGACGGACGCCTGTCATCCCCCGCCCTTGAGCAGGCGCTCGGGGCAGGGGCCATGGCGTCTGGCATGGCCGTGCTGCGCATTGGGCGTGGCCCCACGCCGATGCTCTATTTTGCCGCGACCACGCTAAAGGCCGACAGCGCGATTATGGTGACAGGCAGCCATAACCCGCCCGACCATAACGGCTTCAAGATGGTGCTCGGCAACAAGCCATTTTTTAGCGAACAGATCCGTGAACTGGGCCAACTGGCCGCAAGTGGCGATGTCGTGGCTCACGCCACCGGCACCCTGCGCGATGTAAACGTGATCCCCGCCTATGTAGACCGCCTGCTGCGCGACTGGGATGGCACGGACCGCCCCCTTGATGTCGTATGGGACAGCGGCAATGGCGCCGCGGGCGAAATCCTGTCGCTACTGGTGAAAAAACTGCCAGGCAGGCACCGCCTTCTCAACGCTGAAATTGACGGCACTTTTCCCGCCCATCACCCTGACCCGACCGTTCTGGCCAACCTTGAGCAGCTTATTGCCGCAGTAAGGGAAGAGGGGGCCGATCTGGGCCTGGCCTTTGATGGCGATGCCGACCGGCTTGGCGTGGTGGACAATACCGGCACCGTGCTGTGGGCGGACCAGCTTCTGGTTGTGCTGGCGCGTGATATTTTGCGCGACCATGCGGGTGCTACGGTCATTGCCGATGTCAAGGCCAGCCAGGTGCTGTTTGAAGAGATTGACCGAGCGGGCGGTACGCCACTGATGTGGAAGAGCGGACATTCCCCCATCAAGATGAAAATGGCCGAGACCGGCGCGCCGCTGGCCGGCGAGATGTCAGGTCATTTCTTTTTTGCCGATCGCTGGTACGGCTTTGATGACGGGCTATACGCAGCACTCCGCCTGCTGGGCATTGTCTCGCGCCTCAAGGGTCCGCTCTCGGATGTGCGGTTGAGCCTGCCTACTGCCGTTTCCACGCCAGAACTGCGTTTTGCCTGCGATGATACCCGCAAATTCACGGTTATTGCCGAAGTGGCTGCGCGACTGGAATGCAGTGGGGCACGTGTTTCCACCATTGATGGCGTGCGCGTGACAACGCCCGATGGCTGGTGGCTGCTGCGCGCCTCCAACACCCAGGCGGTTCTTGTCGCCCGGGCAGAAGGGAAGAGTGCTGAGGCGCTGGACCGGCTGAAAGCCGCGATCACGGCGCAACTCGAAGCCTCAGGACTGCGCGCACCCGATTTTTCCGGCACGCTCCCCCCGCACTAG
- the cysC gene encoding adenylyl-sulfate kinase produces MNTIPTPAPQDAATPIVIVGHVDHGKSTLIGRLLYDTDSLPEGRVAQIIESSKKRGLTVEWSFLLDSLQIERDQGVTVDSTRIPFKLGSRQFVIVDAPGHRQFLRNMITGAADAEAAVLVVDANEGAQEQTRRHAMLLRLIGIRHVIVFMNKVDIFNYDQKKIEAAERDITALLLQLEIEPTVFVPASAREGDNMASRSDKMPWYKGPTLTEALAAVPAPSSRADLPLRLPVQDVYRFDTKRIVVGRIERGRIRVGDEVVIGVHGAKARIATIESWHTAPQVAAVAGQSVAVTLEPDVIPDRGDFLFPADHAPLRAARIRTRLFWLRQEPLRVGESFRLRLATAEHQVTVAAIDSVVRLEDLTEHPAEEVPPEGFAEITLAVSETMLFDPFVPGTADGRGVLVDRNQQIVGGAPLIGVAESVAGRNAIHPTGSAVSLWDRAQAKGHRGGVFWMTGLPGAGKSTLAREAENRLFGRGIDVSVLDGDTLRAGLCADLGFSDADRRENVRRAAAVARILAESGQVVIVALISPTVADREMARQIVGEGFHEIFIDTPQATCEQRDPKGLYAAARAGKIEGFTGVDAPYEAPAKPDLRVETTDASRDETAARLATYITDATRLDAAAQRQTS; encoded by the coding sequence ATGAATACAATCCCGACCCCTGCCCCGCAGGATGCCGCAACACCCATCGTGATCGTGGGCCATGTCGATCACGGCAAGTCCACGCTGATCGGTCGCCTGCTGTATGATACCGACAGCCTGCCCGAAGGGCGCGTGGCGCAGATCATCGAGTCCAGCAAGAAGCGCGGGCTGACGGTTGAATGGAGCTTCCTGCTCGACAGCCTGCAGATCGAGCGTGACCAGGGCGTGACAGTTGATTCAACCCGCATTCCCTTCAAGCTGGGCAGCCGCCAGTTCGTAATCGTCGATGCGCCGGGCCACCGCCAGTTCCTGCGCAACATGATTACGGGTGCCGCCGATGCCGAGGCCGCCGTGCTGGTGGTTGACGCCAATGAGGGCGCTCAGGAGCAGACCCGCCGCCACGCCATGCTGCTGCGCCTGATTGGCATTCGGCATGTGATCGTGTTTATGAACAAGGTCGATATCTTCAACTACGACCAGAAGAAGATCGAGGCCGCCGAGCGCGACATCACGGCACTTCTGCTTCAGCTTGAAATCGAGCCGACCGTGTTCGTGCCTGCATCCGCGCGCGAAGGCGACAACATGGCTTCGCGCTCGGACAAGATGCCGTGGTACAAGGGCCCGACCCTGACCGAGGCACTGGCGGCTGTCCCCGCCCCGTCCTCGCGCGCCGACCTGCCGCTGCGCCTGCCGGTGCAGGATGTCTACCGTTTTGACACCAAGCGCATTGTGGTGGGCCGCATCGAGCGCGGGCGCATCCGCGTGGGTGATGAGGTGGTGATTGGCGTGCATGGTGCCAAGGCCCGCATCGCCACCATCGAAAGCTGGCACACCGCCCCGCAGGTCGCCGCCGTTGCAGGCCAGTCCGTGGCCGTAACGCTTGAGCCGGACGTGATCCCCGACCGGGGTGACTTCCTGTTCCCTGCCGACCACGCACCGCTGCGGGCAGCGCGCATCCGCACGCGCCTGTTCTGGCTGCGTCAGGAGCCGCTGCGCGTGGGCGAGAGCTTCAGGCTGCGTCTTGCCACGGCCGAGCATCAGGTCACGGTTGCTGCCATTGATTCGGTTGTGCGGCTCGAAGACCTGACCGAGCACCCCGCCGAGGAAGTGCCGCCTGAAGGCTTTGCCGAGATTACGCTGGCCGTGTCGGAAACCATGCTGTTCGACCCGTTCGTGCCGGGCACGGCCGATGGGCGTGGCGTGCTGGTCGATCGCAACCAGCAGATCGTGGGCGGCGCGCCGCTGATCGGGGTGGCCGAGAGCGTTGCAGGGCGCAATGCCATTCACCCCACCGGCAGCGCCGTATCGCTGTGGGACCGCGCGCAGGCCAAGGGCCACCGTGGCGGCGTGTTCTGGATGACCGGCCTGCCCGGTGCTGGCAAGAGCACGCTGGCGCGTGAGGCGGAAAACCGCCTGTTTGGCCGTGGTATTGATGTGTCGGTGCTCGATGGCGACACGCTGCGTGCCGGGCTGTGCGCGGATCTTGGCTTCTCGGACGCTGACCGGCGTGAAAACGTGCGCCGTGCCGCAGCCGTTGCCCGCATCCTGGCCGAGAGCGGGCAGGTTGTGATCGTGGCCCTGATCTCGCCCACCGTGGCGGATCGTGAAATGGCGCGCCAGATCGTTGGTGAAGGTTTCCATGAGATCTTCATCGACACGCCGCAGGCCACCTGCGAGCAGCGCGACCCCAAGGGACTGTATGCTGCTGCCCGCGCAGGCAAGATCGAAGGCTTTACCGGCGTGGATGCGCCTTACGAAGCTCCGGCGAAGCCCGACCTGCGGGTTGAGACCACCGATGCATCACGTGATGAGACCGCCGCCCGTCTGGCGACCTACATCACGGATGCTACCCGTCTTGATGCGGCAGCACAGCGCCAGACATCCTGA
- the galU gene encoding UTP--glucose-1-phosphate uridylyltransferase GalU → MIKPLKKAVLPVAGLGTRFLPATKCVPKEMLTVVDRPLIQYAIDEAREAGIEEFCLVSSRGKDSLIDYFDISYELEDTLKARKKASALKALEATRVTPGSMLSVRQQEPLGLGHAIWCAREFIGNDPFAILLPDDVVQSEKSCIGQLVEVYNKTGGNVLAVTEVPREQTGSYGILDVGADDGKTVEVKGLVEKPDPKDAPSTLSVIGRYVLTADVLKHLAKLEKGAGGEVQLTDAMAKTIGHVPFHGYRYEGKRFDCGSKPGFLEAQIAFALAREDLAGDVREFLKKYK, encoded by the coding sequence GTGATCAAGCCCCTTAAAAAAGCCGTATTGCCTGTTGCCGGCCTTGGCACCCGTTTCCTGCCCGCAACCAAGTGCGTGCCCAAGGAAATGCTCACCGTTGTCGATCGTCCGCTGATCCAGTACGCCATCGATGAAGCGCGTGAAGCCGGGATCGAGGAATTCTGCCTCGTGTCCAGCCGGGGCAAGGATTCCCTGATCGACTATTTCGACATTTCCTATGAACTCGAAGACACGCTGAAGGCCCGCAAGAAGGCCTCCGCGCTGAAGGCGCTCGAAGCCACGCGCGTGACCCCGGGGTCCATGCTGTCCGTGCGCCAGCAGGAGCCGCTCGGCCTTGGCCACGCCATCTGGTGTGCGCGTGAGTTCATTGGCAACGACCCGTTCGCCATCCTGCTGCCCGATGATGTGGTGCAGAGCGAAAAGTCCTGCATTGGCCAGCTGGTTGAAGTTTACAACAAGACCGGCGGCAACGTGCTGGCCGTAACCGAAGTGCCGCGCGAGCAGACCGGCAGCTACGGCATCCTTGATGTCGGCGCGGATGACGGCAAGACGGTTGAAGTGAAGGGCCTGGTTGAAAAGCCTGACCCCAAGGACGCGCCCTCGACCCTGTCGGTCATTGGTCGTTACGTGCTGACGGCAGACGTGCTCAAGCACCTTGCCAAGCTGGAAAAGGGTGCAGGCGGCGAAGTGCAGCTGACCGACGCCATGGCCAAGACCATCGGTCACGTGCCGTTCCACGGTTACCGCTACGAAGGCAAGCGCTTCGACTGCGGCAGCAAGCCGGGCTTCCTTGAGGCGCAGATTGCCTTCGCCCTCGCACGCGAGGACCTGGCGGGCGACGTGCGGGAATTCCTCAAAAAGTATAAATGA
- a CDS encoding BolA family transcriptional regulator encodes MEQHATGRAGRIDRIIREHLAPVELAIHDDSARHAHHVHVRDNGVQAGESHYNVLIVSPAFEGVGRVQRSRLVHNLLADEFAGGMHALSLVLRTPEEQARMATA; translated from the coding sequence ATGGAACAGCACGCAACCGGCCGGGCCGGACGGATCGACCGCATCATACGCGAACACCTCGCCCCGGTGGAACTCGCCATCCACGATGACAGCGCCCGCCACGCCCACCACGTGCATGTGCGCGACAACGGCGTGCAGGCGGGGGAGAGTCACTATAACGTGCTGATCGTCAGCCCCGCCTTCGAGGGCGTGGGCCGCGTGCAGCGCTCGCGCCTGGTGCATAACCTGCTGGCGGATGAATTCGCAGGTGGCATGCACGCGCTCTCGCTCGTGCTGCGCACGCCAGAAGAGCAGGCGCGGATGGCCACGGCATGA
- the cysD gene encoding sulfate adenylyltransferase subunit CysD, with product MDDLDQLEAQSIFILREAYRKLKPLAMLWSLGKDSNVMLWLARKAFLGRVPFPVMHVDTGKKFPEMYKFRDEYTKKWNLELLLGDCPPVEEIDPTLPPAARSAARKTAGLAAMIDKYKLAGVIAGIRRDEQATRAKERVFSPRGSGHKWDVRNQPPEFWDQYATPHEAGVHVRVHPLLSWREIDIWRYIEREGIPLVDLYFSKEGKRYRSLGDQDITSPIESNASTVAEVIAELETSRTSERAGRAMDHESEDAFERLRVAGYL from the coding sequence ATGGACGATCTCGACCAACTCGAGGCCCAGAGCATCTTCATTCTGCGTGAAGCCTATCGCAAGCTGAAGCCACTGGCGATGCTGTGGTCGCTGGGCAAGGATTCAAACGTCATGCTCTGGCTGGCGCGCAAGGCCTTCCTCGGGCGCGTGCCGTTTCCGGTCATGCATGTCGATACCGGCAAGAAATTCCCGGAAATGTACAAATTCCGCGATGAATACACCAAGAAGTGGAACCTCGAGCTGCTGCTCGGTGACTGCCCGCCGGTCGAGGAAATCGACCCCACCCTGCCGCCTGCCGCCCGTTCCGCCGCGCGCAAGACTGCGGGGCTTGCCGCGATGATCGACAAATACAAGCTGGCAGGCGTGATCGCGGGCATCCGGCGCGATGAACAGGCCACCCGTGCGAAGGAGCGCGTGTTCAGCCCGCGCGGTTCCGGCCACAAATGGGATGTGCGCAACCAGCCCCCCGAATTCTGGGACCAGTACGCCACCCCGCACGAGGCGGGTGTGCATGTGCGTGTTCACCCCCTGCTGTCATGGCGCGAGATCGACATCTGGCGCTATATCGAGCGCGAGGGCATTCCGCTGGTTGACCTGTATTTCTCGAAAGAGGGCAAGCGCTACCGCTCGCTGGGCGATCAGGACATTACCAGCCCGATCGAGAGCAATGCTTCCACCGTGGCCGAGGTGATTGCCGAACTCGAAACCTCGCGCACGTCCGAGCGCGCAGGCCGCGCCATGGACCATGAATCCGAGGATGCCTTCGAGCGCCTGCGCGTGGCCGGCTACCTCTGA